A genomic window from Archaeoglobus neptunius includes:
- a CDS encoding type IV pilin, producing the protein MDSRAVSEVVGEMLLLVVVVVLVGVLSSNIAGLIPSVQDVPYVDMLATSGSGGVNVTHIGGEPLDISDVRLNIDGTICGFNGTSLDCKIPGRLFGDGDTFWEFGERLQINASVREVLVIYHDQIVCKMYL; encoded by the coding sequence GTGGATTCTAGGGCTGTCTCGGAGGTCGTTGGTGAAATGCTGCTGCTCGTCGTGGTGGTGGTGCTTGTGGGTGTGCTGTCGTCCAACATTGCGGGTTTAATTCCGAGCGTTCAGGATGTTCCCTATGTAGATATGCTTGCTACTAGTGGAAGCGGTGGTGTGAACGTAACTCATATCGGTGGAGAACCACTTGACATTTCTGACGTGAGGTTAAACATTGATGGGACGATTTGCGGATTTAACGGTACGAGTCTTGACTGTAAAATTCCGGGCAGACTTTTTGGAGATGGAGACACCTTCTGGGAATTCGGGGAGAGGTTGCAGATAAACGCGTCCGTAAGGGAGGTACTGGTGATATATCATGACCAGATTGTGTGCAAGATGTACCTGTGA
- a CDS encoding asparagine synthase C-terminal domain-containing protein: MAIYAFAEFEERGSRASRIYASARYPSKQIGNVFFDSDDVPNLRYADEMPVRLKCLHSVVAFRPSHILLSRDILGGKPLYYGSDLSISSFKSYIDGEAHEVLPGEVIKLDYTGKILERKKYAFEEVFKIGNADVEELIEIIERTLYKLKLKVGCIAFSGGLDSSLLAAIYDLPLISVTASGKEEEWLRRAAKMIGREIEVLRVDKKEVLEAVDAVKKIIETDDFLQISIAVPIHLAMQFAKSLGYSEIVFGQGADELFGGYRRYVDMDPCELKDALMNDLRNIGDANLIRDNKLAYKNEIKLTTPYLDWDIIDAAVKLPPEYKVRREGGRVIRKYVLRKIAEKYLPGEIAWREKKAIQYSTGIAKILKRYM, translated from the coding sequence GTGGCCATCTATGCGTTTGCAGAATTTGAGGAACGGGGAAGTAGAGCGAGCAGAATTTACGCCAGCGCTAGATATCCGTCAAAACAAATTGGAAACGTTTTTTTCGATTCAGATGATGTCCCGAACCTCAGATATGCGGATGAAATGCCGGTGCGGCTGAAATGTCTGCATTCTGTCGTGGCTTTCCGCCCGTCGCATATTTTACTCTCTCGAGACATTCTGGGTGGCAAGCCTCTGTACTATGGCAGCGATCTCAGCATATCTTCCTTCAAATCGTACATCGACGGTGAGGCCCATGAGGTTCTGCCGGGAGAAGTCATCAAACTGGACTACACAGGCAAAATATTAGAAAGGAAAAAATACGCCTTTGAGGAAGTTTTTAAAATCGGAAATGCGGATGTTGAAGAGCTGATAGAAATAATAGAGAGAACACTATATAAGTTGAAGCTGAAAGTAGGTTGTATAGCATTTTCAGGCGGTTTAGACTCATCTCTTCTTGCAGCAATTTACGACCTGCCGCTGATCTCCGTCACGGCAAGCGGTAAAGAGGAGGAGTGGTTGAGAAGGGCAGCGAAGATGATCGGTAGAGAGATCGAGGTTTTGAGGGTAGATAAAAAGGAAGTATTGGAGGCTGTTGATGCCGTTAAAAAAATTATAGAGACGGATGACTTTTTACAAATTTCGATTGCCGTCCCAATCCATCTCGCAATGCAGTTTGCCAAGTCTCTGGGTTATTCAGAAATAGTTTTCGGACAGGGAGCTGACGAGCTTTTTGGAGGCTACAGGAGATATGTGGACATGGATCCATGCGAGCTTAAAGACGCTCTGATGAATGATTTGAGGAATATAGGAGATGCAAACCTGATCAGAGATAATAAACTGGCATACAAAAACGAAATAAAGCTTACCACGCCATATCTCGACTGGGACATCATAGATGCGGCGGTAAAACTCCCCCCTGAATACAAGGTCAGGAGGGAAGGAGGGAGAGTTATCAGGAAGTACGTGCTGAGAAAAATTGCCGAAAAATATCTTCCGGGTGAGATAGCGTGGAGGGAGAAGAAGGCGATTCAGTACTCAACGGGAATTGCGAAGATCTTGAAGAGGTACATGTGA
- a CDS encoding YkgJ family cysteine cluster protein — MEGEEGDSVLNGNCEDLEEVHVNCVENGRFCGKCCFDTEMPLTEEDLRRIEGLGYVKDEFSIRDGETRRLRNVNGRCYFLDDENRCVIYEHRPEGCRLYPAVFDGEKVVVDKICPKWREVKVCEGAKKRLLRLIERVYGFDVF; from the coding sequence GTGGAGGGAGAAGAAGGCGATTCAGTACTCAACGGGAATTGCGAAGATCTTGAAGAGGTACATGTGAACTGTGTGGAAAACGGCAGATTTTGCGGGAAGTGCTGCTTTGACACCGAGATGCCGCTAACCGAGGAGGACTTGAGAAGGATAGAGGGGCTTGGGTATGTGAAGGATGAATTCTCGATCAGAGATGGGGAGACCAGGAGGTTGAGGAACGTAAATGGCAGATGCTACTTTCTGGATGATGAAAACAGATGCGTGATCTACGAACACCGCCCTGAGGGCTGCAGACTTTATCCGGCAGTTTTTGACGGTGAAAAAGTTGTTGTGGATAAAATTTGCCCGAAATGGAGAGAGGTGAAGGTGTGTGAGGGGGCGAAGAAGAGGCTTTTGAGGTTGATTGAGAGAGTGTACGGTTTTGACGTTTTTTGA
- the cas6 gene encoding CRISPR-associated endoribonuclease Cas6, translated as MRLLVGLTAKRECYIDFNHTYHLASLIYRSIERADPSLSLELHKPSVFKFFTFSKLMVENRKFRIEDGKIRLLSPNVHFLFSTMRDYIGVALVEGLLEHPEVKIGNAEFVVSEIRVLKEREIKDRAKFITLSPINVTTVSDNGKRRIIDLYPDNPKFYENLRKNLVKKYTAFYGREPESSEVRLKVLSAKPKRIQLKNTFHRCVEMVFIAEGSKELLEVGYKAGFGERNSMGFGMVKVV; from the coding sequence GTGAGATTGCTTGTCGGTCTTACCGCAAAGCGCGAATGCTACATCGACTTCAACCACACATATCACCTTGCCTCCCTGATCTACCGCTCCATCGAGCGTGCTGATCCCTCCCTGTCTCTGGAGCTGCACAAACCGTCCGTCTTCAAGTTCTTCACCTTCAGCAAGCTGATGGTCGAGAACAGAAAGTTCAGGATTGAGGATGGTAAAATTAGGCTGCTTTCACCAAACGTCCACTTCCTCTTCTCGACGATGAGGGATTACATCGGGGTTGCTCTTGTTGAGGGATTGCTTGAGCATCCCGAGGTTAAGATAGGCAATGCTGAGTTCGTGGTTTCCGAAATAAGGGTTTTGAAGGAGAGGGAAATTAAGGATCGGGCGAAGTTCATCACCTTGTCGCCAATAAACGTTACAACAGTCTCAGATAACGGTAAAAGGAGGATTATCGACCTTTATCCGGACAATCCAAAATTCTATGAGAATCTGAGAAAGAACCTTGTTAAGAAGTACACCGCCTTTTACGGCAGAGAACCCGAAAGTTCTGAGGTGAGGTTAAAGGTTCTGAGTGCGAAGCCGAAGAGGATACAGCTCAAGAACACCTTCCACCGCTGTGTGGAGATGGTTTTCATTGCTGAGGGGAGCAAGGAGTTGCTGGAAGTAGGCTATAAAGCGGGGTTTGGGGAGCGCAACAGTATGGGGTTTGGGATGGTGAAGGTGGTATGA
- the cas3 gene encoding CRISPR-associated helicase Cas3' has product MKIETFLKIAGFSPYEYQKIAMESLFEGKSLIIRAPTGSGKTEIALIPFIYSLNEILPSQLIYSLPTRTLVESIGERAIKYASFKKLRVAVHHGKRATSSLFEEEIIVTTIDQTAGAYLSVPLSMPKRWGNIFIGGVASALTVFDEVHTLHPEKGLQTAVAIAMQSAKLGLPTIIMSATLPDVFIKRIKERMEKSGGKVEILDVKDESEIKARKNRKVELINRTNEKLSVDTVLKEFESHNKLIVVVNTVERAQKLYLDLKDKVDCSVILLHSRYLEEDRARKEKIIEEIFGKNGKGKCILISTQVVEVGMDISSPVILSEVAPIDALIQRAGRCARWGGNGEFHVFGLTKDARNPHAPYSKELVEATISEIKSRGGFNLDWQTEVELVNRVLSSYFEFFMDPRHFWKRLGELSRAVYEGCKARVEQNVREAFSCDVTLHENPDSLKPEDVLLLPKIRVDARVLSGKVKKLTELGIKIYKLTENPIIEDYDSRYELKPVRDSEDIVPFELYVLSGACYSPEIGLVFDLSVPNAIRSFELIENHEQIKLQTEYKLERESWVEHAKKTLRILDLYLIPRYRYVIEKFAEYFGYDFKEFVDHIRCIVALHDLGKLNVYWQEKVGWKGDTPLAHSDSDIKSLPPHATVSARALQPYLESIFDDECVFKAFYLAIAHHHAPWAKEYRDYRLIPNFYKFVNEVWNVPKELIKTNDSAGRLDFTYLDLVDENEAYRLYGLLSKLLRISDRLATGGVSYESIFSA; this is encoded by the coding sequence ATGAAAATCGAAACTTTTCTTAAGATAGCAGGTTTTAGCCCATATGAATATCAGAAGATAGCTATGGAAAGTTTGTTTGAAGGTAAGTCACTTATCATTAGGGCTCCTACAGGTTCTGGAAAGACAGAAATAGCTTTAATTCCATTCATTTACAGTCTCAATGAAATTTTACCATCCCAGTTAATTTATTCATTACCTACAAGAACTTTAGTTGAAAGTATTGGTGAAAGAGCTATTAAATACGCGTCATTCAAAAAGCTCAGAGTGGCAGTTCATCACGGTAAAAGAGCCACAAGTAGCCTTTTTGAGGAGGAGATAATCGTTACGACAATTGACCAAACCGCTGGGGCATATTTGAGCGTTCCATTGAGCATGCCCAAGAGATGGGGTAACATATTTATCGGCGGCGTTGCTTCGGCTTTGACCGTTTTCGATGAGGTACATACCCTCCATCCAGAAAAAGGTCTTCAGACGGCAGTAGCGATAGCCATGCAATCTGCAAAACTTGGTTTACCTACGATCATAATGTCTGCTACACTTCCAGATGTTTTCATTAAACGTATCAAGGAAAGAATGGAGAAAAGCGGAGGTAAAGTTGAAATTTTAGACGTTAAAGATGAATCGGAAATAAAAGCGAGAAAAAATCGGAAAGTTGAGCTAATAAACAGGACTAATGAGAAGCTATCGGTGGATACTGTTCTTAAAGAGTTTGAAAGTCATAATAAACTTATTGTGGTAGTTAACACCGTCGAGCGAGCGCAGAAGTTGTATCTTGATTTAAAGGATAAAGTAGATTGTTCTGTAATTCTTTTGCACTCCAGATATCTTGAAGAAGACAGGGCGAGAAAAGAGAAAATAATCGAAGAGATTTTTGGGAAGAATGGTAAGGGAAAATGTATACTTATATCAACTCAAGTGGTGGAGGTAGGGATGGACATATCGTCGCCAGTGATTTTATCGGAAGTCGCTCCGATCGACGCTTTAATACAGAGGGCAGGAAGATGTGCGAGATGGGGTGGAAATGGAGAATTCCACGTTTTTGGTCTTACCAAAGATGCTAGAAATCCGCATGCACCGTATTCGAAAGAACTCGTTGAGGCTACGATTTCCGAAATTAAAAGTAGAGGTGGTTTTAATTTAGATTGGCAAACCGAAGTCGAGCTCGTCAATAGAGTTCTCTCAAGTTATTTTGAATTCTTTATGGATCCAAGACACTTCTGGAAGAGACTTGGTGAACTCTCCCGTGCCGTCTACGAAGGATGTAAGGCGAGAGTTGAACAAAACGTGAGAGAGGCATTCTCGTGCGATGTTACGTTGCACGAGAATCCAGATTCTCTTAAGCCGGAGGATGTTTTATTATTACCGAAAATAAGAGTTGATGCACGGGTTTTAAGTGGCAAAGTTAAAAAACTCACAGAATTGGGTATCAAAATATATAAATTAACGGAAAATCCGATAATTGAAGATTACGATAGCAGATACGAATTGAAACCCGTTAGAGATAGTGAGGACATCGTTCCATTTGAATTATACGTTTTAAGCGGTGCTTGTTATTCCCCTGAAATTGGGCTTGTATTCGATTTATCTGTTCCTAACGCTATCCGATCCTTTGAACTCATTGAAAATCATGAGCAAATTAAACTTCAAACGGAATATAAACTCGAAAGAGAGAGTTGGGTTGAGCACGCCAAAAAAACATTGCGCATTCTTGATTTATACTTAATTCCGCGCTATCGTTACGTTATCGAAAAATTTGCCGAATATTTCGGTTATGATTTCAAAGAATTTGTAGATCATATTAGATGCATTGTTGCATTGCACGATCTCGGTAAGTTAAACGTTTATTGGCAGGAGAAAGTGGGATGGAAGGGAGATACACCTTTAGCTCATTCGGACAGTGATATCAAGAGTTTACCACCACACGCTACGGTTTCAGCAAGAGCGTTACAGCCTTATTTGGAAAGTATATTTGACGATGAATGTGTGTTTAAAGCGTTCTATTTGGCCATTGCCCATCACCACGCACCGTGGGCGAAAGAATACAGAGATTACAGGTTAATTCCAAATTTTTACAAATTCGTTAATGAAGTCTGGAATGTTCCAAAAGAGTTGATCAAAACTAATGACTCTGCTGGAAGGCTCGATTTTACTTATTTGGATTTAGTCGACGAGAATGAAGCTTACAGACTCTATGGATTGCTCTCCAAATTGTTAAGAATATCGGATAGGCTTGCCACGGGTGGTGTAAGTTATGAATCGATATTTTCTGCCTAA
- a CDS encoding DevR family CRISPR-associated autoregulator — translation MSENVYEIAILGRAIWQLHSLNNEGTVGNVTEPRSVRIIDPNTKKAVTTDGVSGEMLKHIHTEIMWALDDKNNLCDACKVLNPEKFNFAIKTKKVTAKDVEDALKQALEKCDICDVQGFLLERPTASRKSTIEFGWALGIPEVYRDIHTHARHALGEKGRGSRGQENEEETEGASTQMVYHRPTRSGVYAVISVFQPWRIGLNEARQSKYTYDTDDSARERRYKLALKAYQLLFARPEGAMTTTRLPHVEGFNGVIVYSTEPMPVPVISPLKDDYVTEIKTIAESLDSSLKVIKFDSIADFATKIGRLTNNKPYKMEF, via the coding sequence ATGAGTGAGAATGTTTATGAAATCGCTATTTTGGGTAGAGCTATATGGCAACTGCATAGCCTAAATAATGAAGGGACAGTTGGAAACGTCACAGAGCCAAGAAGTGTTAGAATAATTGACCCAAATACGAAAAAGGCTGTAACAACCGATGGGGTTTCTGGAGAAATGTTAAAACACATCCATACTGAGATTATGTGGGCATTAGATGATAAAAACAACCTATGTGATGCATGCAAAGTTTTGAACCCAGAGAAATTCAACTTTGCAATAAAAACAAAAAAAGTTACTGCTAAGGATGTTGAAGACGCATTAAAACAGGCTTTAGAGAAATGCGATATATGCGACGTTCAGGGCTTCCTTCTCGAAAGACCCACAGCCTCAAGGAAGTCTACAATAGAGTTTGGTTGGGCTCTTGGAATTCCTGAGGTTTATAGGGATATCCACACCCACGCGAGACATGCTCTTGGTGAGAAGGGGAGAGGTAGTAGGGGTCAGGAAAATGAAGAAGAGACTGAGGGTGCTTCAACACAAATGGTATATCACCGTCCAACCCGTTCCGGTGTGTATGCAGTTATTTCGGTATTCCAGCCTTGGAGAATTGGATTAAATGAAGCAAGACAGAGTAAATATACCTATGATACGGACGATAGCGCAAGGGAAAGAAGATACAAACTTGCATTGAAGGCGTATCAGCTTCTGTTTGCCCGTCCAGAAGGAGCAATGACTACCACACGATTACCACATGTTGAAGGTTTCAACGGAGTAATAGTTTACTCAACAGAACCTATGCCTGTGCCAGTAATCTCTCCGCTTAAAGACGACTATGTTACTGAAATAAAAACAATTGCAGAGAGCTTAGACAGTTCTTTAAAAGTCATAAAATTCGACAGTATCGCAGACTTCGCGACGAAGATAGGACGGCTAACCAACAATAAACCATACAAAATGGAGTTTTAG
- the cas5 gene encoding CRISPR-associated protein Cas5 yields MQWIKLTLHFPSFFSYRIPDYSSQYALSVPLPSPSAIKLAVIATAIRATGNVAEGERVFYAVRDADVRIILPEQIAINSFLIKRLKKRGIKTKADKEEYEKGLLPAFESTFGVREYVFFPDDVNLFIGCEGIDIIIKYFGMLRYLGSGDSILYVKSVELTKEPPESAIKPITDEEFAETISDESCVVYPVKDISKKAKFEQINPYSGKSSRNVFERKYYLIKAKIKKGKNWKILEIWY; encoded by the coding sequence ATGCAGTGGATAAAATTAACGTTACACTTTCCATCATTTTTTTCATATCGCATACCAGATTATTCCTCACAGTATGCTCTGAGTGTTCCATTACCTTCACCGTCGGCGATAAAGCTTGCAGTGATAGCAACAGCTATAAGAGCTACTGGCAATGTTGCTGAAGGTGAACGTGTTTTTTATGCGGTGCGGGATGCTGACGTGCGAATCATACTGCCCGAGCAAATTGCAATTAACTCGTTTTTGATTAAACGATTGAAGAAAAGAGGGATTAAAACAAAAGCTGATAAAGAGGAATATGAGAAAGGTTTGTTACCAGCATTTGAATCTACTTTTGGAGTTAGAGAATACGTCTTTTTCCCAGATGATGTAAATTTGTTCATCGGTTGTGAGGGTATTGATATAATAATCAAATATTTTGGTATGCTGAGATATCTTGGATCAGGAGACTCAATACTTTACGTTAAAAGTGTGGAGCTAACTAAAGAACCACCAGAAAGTGCAATTAAACCCATAACTGATGAAGAATTTGCAGAAACAATTTCCGATGAGTCTTGTGTGGTTTATCCGGTAAAGGATATAAGTAAAAAGGCAAAATTTGAACAAATAAACCCATACTCAGGCAAATCAAGTAGAAATGTCTTTGAAAGAAAATACTATCTTATCAAAGCTAAAATCAAAAAAGGTAAAAACTGGAAAATCCTCGAAATTTGGTATTAG
- a CDS encoding HEPN domain-containing protein gives MEDPVKKWLKFAERDLRSAKRNYEISKYHVSAFLAQQEAEKALKAMHIRKSVEFPKIIKLCAEITPAYTATRYPDVAEEFNEVRRLN, from the coding sequence ATGGAAGATCCAGTAAAGAAATGGCTTAAATTTGCAGAAAGAGATTTGAGGAGTGCTAAAAGGAATTACGAGATCAGTAAATATCATGTTTCAGCTTTTTTAGCTCAACAGGAAGCAGAAAAAGCATTAAAGGCTATGCACATCAGGAAAAGTGTGGAGTTTCCAAAGATCATAAAACTGTGTGCAGAAATTACTCCCGCTTATACTGCAACCAGATACCCAGATGTTGCAGAGGAATTTAACGAGGTTAGAAGACTTAATTAA
- a CDS encoding nucleotidyltransferase domain-containing protein, whose product MGEKEIDLNKAEEFIKGISRKYRLKKAIVFGSSVKGNFGEDSDIDLIVISDEFEGVSPLKRPVRLYLEWDLGYPVDFICYTTEEFERLSKRPSLVRGRWRRGGLLNWVETEMGVVGC is encoded by the coding sequence ATGGGTGAAAAAGAGATTGATTTAAATAAGGCTGAGGAGTTCATTAAAGGAATTAGCAGAAAGTATCGATTAAAAAAGGCCATAGTTTTCGGATCATCTGTTAAGGGAAATTTCGGAGAGGATAGCGATATTGATTTGATCGTTATCAGCGATGAGTTTGAAGGTGTAAGCCCGTTGAAACGACCGGTTAGGCTGTATTTGGAGTGGGATCTCGGTTATCCAGTGGATTTTATCTGCTACACTACTGAAGAGTTCGAGAGGCTCAGCAAGAGGCCGAGCTTGGTGAGGGGGCGTTGGAGGAGGGGAGGGTTGTTGAACTGGGTTGAAACTGAAATGGGGGTAGTTGGATGCTGA
- a CDS encoding nucleotidyltransferase domain-containing protein, whose amino-acid sequence MLNAEKIRFFSESHKEYLVKLIEKIKDYYGDRLISLVIFGSYARKENKLNSDLDILVILKTDKSRSERIKEFVENIEMPLEHLAQKLVDEGIFVDLSPVILSEEEAKFFNPLYLDMVEHSIIVVDKDNFIKKILDRVREQMNDWKSHKEFVGNRWVWIIKKGEFTGGVKLG is encoded by the coding sequence ATGCTGAATGCGGAAAAAATCAGGTTCTTTTCGGAATCACATAAAGAATACTTGGTAAAATTAATAGAGAAAATTAAGGATTATTATGGCGATAGACTCATATCTCTCGTTATCTTCGGTTCTTATGCAAGGAAGGAAAATAAGTTAAACTCCGATTTGGATATACTGGTAATTCTAAAAACTGATAAATCAAGATCTGAAAGAATTAAGGAATTTGTGGAAAACATCGAAATGCCATTAGAACATTTAGCTCAGAAGCTCGTTGATGAAGGTATATTTGTTGATTTATCCCCCGTTATTCTGTCCGAAGAGGAGGCGAAGTTCTTTAACCCTCTGTATTTAGATATGGTCGAACATTCAATTATTGTTGTGGATAAAGATAACTTCATCAAAAAAATATTGGATAGGGTTCGTGAGCAGATGAATGATTGGAAAAGCCACAAAGAATTTGTGGGCAATAGGTGGGTATGGATTATAAAAAAGGGTGAGTTTACTGGAGGGGTGAAACTTGGATAG
- a CDS encoding HEPN domain-containing protein, producing MDRLAQDYLKRASTRLEVLEVFYKKEDYADVVREAQEVVELVLKAVLRNAGIDVPKIHDVSRILEKYKDLLPEEIRKNLKKIMMISKRLRKERELSFYGAEDFIPLEEYTAEEALQAIEDAKFVVEVVVKAYE from the coding sequence TTGGATAGACTGGCTCAAGATTACTTGAAAAGAGCAAGCACAAGGCTGGAGGTTTTGGAAGTATTTTACAAAAAGGAAGATTATGCTGATGTAGTTAGGGAAGCCCAAGAAGTCGTGGAGCTGGTATTAAAAGCTGTCTTAAGGAATGCTGGCATAGATGTTCCGAAAATACATGATGTGAGTAGAATTCTTGAGAAATACAAAGATCTTCTGCCAGAAGAGATCAGGAAAAATTTAAAGAAGATAATGATGATTTCCAAGAGATTGAGAAAGGAGAGGGAATTAAGTTTTTACGGTGCTGAAGACTTCATACCTCTCGAAGAGTACACTGCTGAGGAGGCTTTGCAGGCTATAGAAGACGCTAAATTTGTTGTTGAGGTTGTGGTGAAAGCGTATGAATGA
- the cmr1 gene encoding type III-B CRISPR module RAMP protein Cmr1, with amino-acid sequence MMQAKIKTLTPIWTGDVKRESAKLRETSVIGSLRWWFEALVRGLGGYACGGINNKCEYKDNASSLCPVCQVFGTTGWSRRFRLEVNGRLNRSPFVIVKADERESHRGWFLGSRESGGLVGTSEVKIYGDSQIKNVLALLLNLSCSWGIGAKTQDGFGICDCEFETGYSVNKAIEKVKKK; translated from the coding sequence ATGATGCAGGCAAAAATTAAAACCCTTACACCAATATGGACAGGGGATGTTAAGAGGGAAAGTGCAAAATTGAGAGAGACCTCAGTTATAGGTTCATTGAGATGGTGGTTTGAGGCTTTGGTGAGGGGGTTGGGTGGTTATGCTTGTGGTGGCATAAACAATAAATGTGAGTACAAGGACAATGCAAGCTCTCTTTGTCCAGTTTGCCAAGTATTTGGAACTACTGGATGGAGTAGAAGGTTTAGGTTAGAAGTCAATGGGAGGTTGAATCGATCACCATTTGTTATAGTAAAAGCAGATGAAAGAGAGAGTCATAGAGGCTGGTTTTTAGGAAGTAGAGAAAGTGGCGGCTTAGTAGGTACTTCTGAAGTAAAAATTTATGGAGATTCTCAAATAAAGAATGTTTTAGCATTATTGTTGAACCTATCGTGTTCGTGGGGCATTGGTGCGAAAACACAGGATGGTTTTGGTATTTGTGATTGTGAATTTGAGACAGGATACAGTGTTAACAAAGCTATTGAAAAAGTAAAAAAAAAATGA
- a CDS encoding RAMP superfamily CRISPR-associated protein, which translates to MNKCDFYAWVYRWQHEKKGDKRENEIKKRVTKEKSQFWYYKFKELSLHRILFQSIEKKQFAEDVRTTYKWYILPSLNTLSEIRDKLNFQESFLEAFKITKKFDNPENLPSYATYIQIRFILKKPYLSKDDDEFYIIDNPIVKDRVFKLPMVRATTWKGALRFAAIKVFEDWIYEKLTESKLEKRIVFRERAKIVKLFGNEKDSQEEYLGKLCLLAIEGKLPAGEKLKEEVVKINKEFEKWLIDEKIVSKDIPSRSGRLFFYPTFFDEISLDVITPLSRETRTPVRGRGPIYFEIAPDGAEGIFRLLYYPFDLVAKGMLDEIENEMKEDLNFLAKALQKMFYEIGFSAKKTSGFGVISEFNGNVLIPFKNINSNFKSFDELDFSKLCTKVNKNVNYGASK; encoded by the coding sequence ATGAATAAATGTGACTTTTATGCTTGGGTATACAGATGGCAACATGAGAAAAAGGGTGATAAAAGGGAGAACGAGATCAAAAAGAGAGTTACAAAAGAAAAATCACAATTTTGGTACTATAAGTTCAAAGAGTTATCCTTGCATAGAATATTATTCCAAAGCATAGAAAAGAAGCAATTTGCCGAAGATGTTAGAACAACATATAAATGGTATATACTTCCGTCTTTAAATACACTCTCAGAAATTAGAGATAAATTAAATTTTCAAGAATCTTTTTTAGAAGCTTTCAAAATCACAAAAAAATTTGACAATCCAGAAAACTTACCATCCTACGCCACATACATCCAAATCCGCTTCATCCTCAAAAAACCCTACCTGAGCAAAGACGATGACGAATTCTACATCATAGACAATCCAATCGTAAAAGACAGGGTCTTCAAACTCCCGATGGTCAGAGCAACAACATGGAAAGGAGCTTTGAGATTTGCAGCGATAAAGGTTTTTGAAGATTGGATTTACGAAAAACTAACCGAATCAAAACTCGAAAAGAGAATTGTATTCAGGGAGAGAGCAAAAATTGTAAAGCTATTCGGTAACGAAAAAGATTCCCAGGAAGAGTATTTGGGGAAGCTGTGTTTATTGGCGATAGAAGGAAAGCTTCCAGCAGGAGAAAAACTAAAAGAAGAAGTCGTCAAGATTAACAAAGAATTCGAAAAATGGCTTATTGACGAAAAAATCGTCTCAAAAGATATTCCATCAAGGTCTGGAAGGCTCTTCTTTTATCCCACCTTTTTCGATGAGATTTCGCTTGATGTCATAACTCCCCTGAGCAGGGAGACAAGAACACCTGTGAGGGGTAGGGGGCCAATTTACTTTGAGATCGCTCCAGATGGGGCAGAGGGGATATTCAGATTACTCTACTACCCCTTCGACTTAGTAGCTAAGGGGATGTTAGATGAAATTGAAAATGAAATGAAGGAAGACCTGAACTTCTTAGCAAAAGCACTACAAAAAATGTTCTACGAAATCGGCTTTTCAGCTAAGAAAACAAGTGGATTCGGAGTGATTTCAGAGTTTAATGGAAATGTGTTGATTCCGTTCAAGAATATTAACTCGAATTTCAAATCATTTGACGAGCTTGATTTCTCAAAACTATGCACCAAAGTTAACAAAAATGTTAATTATGGTGCATCAAAATGA